Proteins encoded in a region of the Mycobacterium branderi genome:
- the ssd gene encoding septum site-determining protein Ssd: MVAEPGLRPEVERVAAAVGVRVVHVGAGSVSRKSWSAAAAVLLDEGAALRCADSALPRRSHVVVLTTADPASTTWAAATRVGAQHVLVLPAQDGELVRELADAAESARDGNARGQVVAVVGGRGGAGASVLAAALAQEAREPLLIDLDPWGGGIDLLLGGETTPGVRWPDLKVQGGRLNWSAVRDALPRFRGVSMLSGTRHGHEMDAGAADAVIDAGRRGGATVVCDVPRRLTDAGQCALDTADLVVVTSCDVRACAATASIAPLLAGINPNVGLVVRGPAPGGLGAAEIAAIAGVPLLTSMRPQPRLAEQLEHGGLRLGRRSALAAAARRVLAVLPARAVAEAA, from the coding sequence GTGGTGGCCGAACCCGGGCTGCGCCCCGAAGTTGAGCGGGTCGCGGCGGCCGTCGGTGTGCGCGTGGTGCACGTCGGCGCGGGCTCGGTGAGTCGAAAAAGTTGGTCGGCGGCCGCAGCGGTGCTGCTGGATGAGGGGGCGGCGCTGCGGTGTGCCGACAGCGCACTGCCGCGCCGCTCGCACGTCGTCGTGCTGACTACCGCCGACCCTGCCTCGACGACCTGGGCGGCTGCCACCCGGGTCGGCGCGCAGCATGTCCTGGTGCTGCCGGCTCAGGACGGCGAGCTGGTCCGCGAACTCGCCGATGCTGCCGAGTCGGCGCGCGACGGCAACGCGCGCGGCCAGGTCGTGGCCGTCGTCGGCGGGCGCGGCGGAGCGGGTGCCTCGGTATTGGCGGCTGCGCTGGCGCAGGAGGCCCGCGAGCCGCTGCTGATCGATCTTGATCCGTGGGGCGGCGGCATCGATCTGTTGCTCGGCGGTGAAACCACGCCGGGCGTGCGCTGGCCCGATCTGAAGGTGCAGGGTGGGCGGCTGAACTGGTCGGCGGTGCGTGACGCGTTGCCCCGTTTTCGGGGGGTCAGCATGCTCTCGGGTACCCGGCACGGGCACGAGATGGACGCCGGGGCCGCCGATGCTGTCATCGACGCGGGCCGCCGCGGCGGGGCAACCGTCGTGTGCGACGTCCCCCGCCGGCTGACCGACGCCGGCCAATGCGCGCTGGACACCGCCGATCTCGTCGTCGTCACCTCCTGCGACGTCCGCGCCTGTGCGGCCACCGCGAGCATCGCTCCGCTGCTCGCCGGCATCAACCCCAACGTCGGGCTGGTGGTGCGTGGGCCGGCTCCCGGCGGGCTGGGCGCCGCCGAGATCGCCGCCATCGCGGGCGTGCCGCTGTTGACGTCGATGCGCCCGCAGCCGCGGCTGGCCGAGCAACTCGAGCACGGCGGCCTGCGGCTGGGGCGGCGATCCGCGCTGGCGGCCGCCGCCCGCCGGGTTCTCGCGGTGCTGCCGGCCCGTGCGGTGGCGGAGGCCGCATGA
- a CDS encoding TadA family conjugal transfer-associated ATPase — translation MTGSLIDRVRERLAAEAAPLRPTVVADAIRAESGGVLGDTEVLSSLRTLQTELTGAGILEPLLCAEGTTDVLVTAPDSVWVDDGNGLRRSDIRFEDDAAVRRLAQRLALAAGRRLDDAQPWVDGQLTGVGTGRFAVRLHAVLPPIAAAGTCLSLRVLRPATQDLAALTAAGAIAPQAAGLLGEIIAARLAFLVSGGTGAGKTTLLAAMLGAVSPDERIVCVEDAAELAPPHPHLVKLVARCANVEGVGEVTVRQLVRQALRMRPDRIVVGEVRGAEVVDLLAALNTGHDGGAGTVHANNPGEVPARLEALGALGGLDRAALHSQLAAAVQVLVHVARDRAGRRRVSEIAVLRASHGQVHPVTVWHVERGPTDDIAELRRLLRGRAAT, via the coding sequence ATGACAGGTTCGCTGATCGACCGGGTGCGCGAGCGGCTGGCCGCGGAAGCCGCGCCGCTGCGGCCGACCGTGGTGGCCGACGCGATCCGGGCCGAGTCCGGCGGGGTGCTCGGCGACACCGAGGTGTTGAGCAGCCTTCGGACACTGCAGACCGAGCTGACCGGCGCCGGCATCCTCGAGCCGTTGCTGTGTGCCGAGGGCACCACCGACGTGCTGGTCACCGCGCCGGACAGCGTCTGGGTCGACGACGGCAACGGCTTGCGGCGCAGCGATATCCGGTTCGAGGACGACGCCGCGGTGCGACGGCTGGCGCAGCGGCTGGCATTGGCGGCCGGTCGCCGTCTCGACGACGCGCAACCGTGGGTGGACGGACAGCTGACGGGCGTGGGGACCGGGCGGTTCGCGGTGCGACTGCACGCCGTGCTGCCGCCGATCGCCGCCGCAGGCACCTGCCTGTCGTTGCGGGTGCTGCGGCCGGCCACCCAGGATCTGGCGGCGCTGACCGCGGCGGGCGCCATCGCACCGCAGGCCGCCGGCCTGCTCGGCGAGATCATCGCCGCGCGGCTGGCGTTCCTGGTCAGCGGGGGAACGGGCGCCGGCAAAACCACACTCTTGGCCGCCATGCTGGGCGCGGTGTCGCCGGACGAGCGGATCGTCTGCGTGGAGGACGCCGCCGAGCTGGCGCCGCCGCATCCGCATCTGGTCAAGCTCGTCGCCCGCTGCGCCAACGTCGAGGGCGTCGGCGAGGTGACGGTGCGCCAACTGGTCCGGCAGGCGCTGCGGATGCGGCCCGACCGCATCGTGGTCGGCGAGGTCCGCGGCGCCGAAGTCGTCGATCTGCTGGCGGCGCTGAACACCGGCCACGACGGCGGCGCCGGCACCGTGCATGCCAACAACCCGGGCGAAGTCCCGGCCCGGTTGGAGGCGTTGGGTGCGCTGGGCGGTCTCGACCGGGCGGCACTGCACAGTCAGCTCGCCGCCGCAGTCCAGGTGCTGGTGCACGTCGCCCGGGACCGCGCCGGGCGCCGACGGGTCAGCGAAATCGCGGTCCTGCGTGCCAGTCACGGCCAGGTCCATCCAGTCACCGTGTGGCACGTCGAGCGCGGGCCGACCGACGACATCGCCGAGCTGCGCCGGCTGCTGCGGGGCCGGGCTGCGACGTGA
- a CDS encoding type II secretion system F family protein — translation MTGFSVAGLALAAALVVSPSSPRRRLGAPGSRVSRAVVVYPVVGAAAVVAMTLPPTTVLAAAVVAATVGLRYRRRRRRRRAIEESRALETAIDVLVGELRVGAHPVRAFEVAAAETGGRVADRCRAVAARARLGADVAAGLRGAAGTSVLPGQWERLAVCWQLAGEHGLAMSALMRTAQRDIAERQRFSASVTASMAGAHATTAILASLPVLSVLLGQAIGARPVAFLLRGHAGGWLLVVGVMLACAGLLWSDRITDRVTQ, via the coding sequence GTGACGGGCTTCTCGGTGGCCGGGCTGGCATTGGCGGCGGCGCTGGTGGTGTCGCCGTCATCCCCGCGACGACGGCTGGGGGCGCCTGGCTCGCGTGTATCACGGGCCGTCGTGGTCTACCCGGTGGTGGGTGCCGCGGCTGTCGTCGCCATGACGTTGCCTCCGACAACGGTTCTTGCCGCTGCGGTGGTGGCCGCAACGGTAGGCCTGCGCTACCGGCGCCGCCGTCGTCGCCGTCGCGCCATCGAGGAGAGCCGGGCACTGGAAACCGCGATCGACGTGCTGGTCGGCGAACTGCGGGTCGGCGCTCATCCGGTGCGGGCGTTCGAGGTCGCGGCGGCCGAAACCGGTGGGCGGGTCGCCGATCGCTGCCGCGCGGTGGCGGCGCGCGCCCGGCTGGGTGCCGACGTGGCCGCCGGTCTGCGGGGCGCGGCGGGAACCTCGGTGCTGCCCGGGCAGTGGGAGCGGCTGGCGGTGTGCTGGCAACTGGCGGGTGAGCATGGGCTGGCGATGTCCGCCCTGATGCGGACTGCCCAACGCGATATCGCCGAGCGGCAACGCTTTTCGGCGAGCGTGACCGCGTCGATGGCCGGCGCCCATGCCACCACCGCCATTCTGGCGAGCCTGCCGGTCCTGTCGGTGCTGCTGGGCCAGGCGATCGGGGCGCGACCGGTGGCTTTTTTGCTGCGCGGCCACGCGGGCGGCTGGCTGCTGGTCGTCGGGGTGATGCTGGCGTGCGCGGGCCTGTTGTGGTCGGACCGCATCACCGATCGGGTGACGCAATGA